The nucleotide window TGGCTGTTCACATCAGCGTGCCGCAAACCGATGAAGGCGAACCCAAGAAAATTATCGTCCAAGACAGCGGCCTGGGCATGACGCGGGATGAGTTGATCCGCAACCTGGGGACCATCGCCCAATCTGGGGCGCGCGAGTTTTTAGCCAAAATTAGCGCCGGCGACGTGGACCCTGGCGACGTGATCGGGCAGTTTGGCGTGGGCTTCTATTCCGTGTTTATGGTGGCTGATGAAGTGCGCGTCGTCTCGCGCAGCTACCAGCCTGGGGCCGAAGCGGCCGCCTGGGTGTCTGACGGCAGCGACAGTTTTCGCATCGAATCGGCCGAAAAGAGCGACCGGGGCACGGAAATCCACATTACCCTGAAAAAAGAGGCTGAAGAATTTGCCAACGAGTGGAAGCTGCGGCAAATTGTGAAGAAGCATTCCGACTTTGTCCGTTACCCGGTGTACGTCGGCGAGCAGCAGGCCAATCAACAGGAATCACTCTGGCGCAAAAACCCATCGGATGTGAAGCCGGAAGATTACAAGAGCTTTTACCAGCAGATGACGATGGATTTTGAAGAGCCATTGGCGACCATCCATTTTACCTCGGATGCGCCGGTGCAGGTGCGGGCGCTGCTGTTTGTCCCAGCCAAACGGGAGCCGAACATTCTGGCGCTGCGCAAAGAGCCGGGGTTGATGCTCTATTCGCATAACGTGCTGATTCAGGAGTACTGCACCGATTTGCTGCCGAACTGGTTGGGATTTGTAGATGGTGTGGTGGATTCGGAGGATTTGCCGCTAAATGTGAGCCGGGAAACGGTGCAAAACAACCGGTTGATGATGCACCTGGGCAAGACGATTCGCAAGCGGGTGCTGCGCGAATTGGGCAAGCTGGCCGACACGGATCAGGAAAAGTATCAGACTTTCTGGCGCGAATACGGCCGTGCCCTCAAAGAAGGCATCGCCACCGACCCAGCGGCCAAAGAAGAGCTGCTGCCCTTTTTCCGCTACCATTCGTCCAATTCCGAAGACGAGCCGATTTCGCTGGACGCTTATGTGCAGCGTATGCCTGAATCCCAAACCGACATCTATTATGTCCTGGGCGACGACAAGCGGACTGTGGCCAACAGCCCGCATCTGGACCCGTTTAAGCGCGCGTAATCTGGAAGTGTTGTACTGGGTGGACCCACTGGATGTATTTGTCGCGCCGATGATGGCCGACTATAAGGGTAAACAGTTCCGTAATATTGATGACGCCGGCCTGGAACTGCCAGAACTGGAACAGGACGAAGCCGCTAACGAACAGGAAACGGCCGTGCCCGATGCCGACTTTAACCGGCTTGTTGGCCGTTTTGTGACTACGTTGGGCGATAAAGTGGTGGAAGTGCGCCAGTCTAAAGTGTTGAAAAACAGCCCGGTGCGGCTGGTCTCACCGGAGGACGCGCCCAACCGCGAGATGCAGCGCATCTACCGGATGCTGGGCCAGGAGTATGAAGTGCCGAAGAAGATTCTGGAGGTCAACCGCCAGCACCCGCTCATCGCCAATCTGGCCCGGCTGGCAATGGAGCAGCCGGATGGCGAATTGGTGAAGCTGTCCATTGAGCAGTTGTACGACAGCGCCCTGGTGCAGGAAGGACTGCACCCCAATCCCACAGCCATGCTGCCACGCATTGAGCAGCTTATGATGTTGGCGGCGGCAGCGGAGTAAAAAACAGGACGCGGATAAACGTGGATGTGGTCGGCGGATTAGCGCAGATTTTTCAAATTATTCGCGCCAATCCGTCTATTCCGCGTTTATCCGCGTCCAATTCTTTTAAGCGCTTAACCAGGATTCGATAGCCGGCCGGGTCTGGCTCCACTCTTTGTGGTGGATGGCGTGTAGGCCAACGGCCGTTGCTCCCGCCACATTTTCCACAATATCATCCACAAACAACGCCGCTTCGGGCGGCACGCCTAGCTGCTGCAAGGCCAGGTGGTAGATGGCCGGGTTCGGCTTTAGCAGCCCTACGTCGCTGCTTAGGATGACACTTTGGAAGTGGGTAAACTCCGGGATGAGGATGTGCAGCCAGTCCACATGCACGGCGTTGGTGTTGCTGATGATGCCCAGGCGCAGATTGGGCCGTTGTGTCAATCCCACTGCATACGCCAGCGCCACCTCGTCGCGGTAAATGTGGCGGCAAAAGGCGCGGGCAAATTCGTCGTAATCGGGGGTGGTTCCGGCTTGTTGGACCAGGGTTTGGTGTAGTTGACGGCCGTTCACAATCCCTTTCCCCGCATCCTCGGCCAGATGGGAAGCCAACCTATCGAGTTCACTGAAAGAAGCCTGGGAGACAGCGGCAACGGCCGTCCACGTGCTTTCGTGGTCATAATCCACCAGCACGCTGCCTAAATCGAAGATGACTGCTTTGGGTGTCATGGTGTGGGTGTGGGTGTGAGATTTGTCCAATCTTTAAGATTGGACAAATCTTCGTTGTTAGCGGCTCGTGCGCTCTACCAACCGCTTGAGTTGGTTTTCAAAGGCGCTGTCGGGCATAAACGCCAGATTTAGCCGCCGCACAACGGCCGTACGCGCCGCCAGATACGCATCCAACAAATGGCGCAGGTGAACGGCCGTCGCTTTCGTATCGGCTGAGTAGAAGGCGGCCAGCATACCCTGGTAAACCGGGTCTTCCGGCGGCAGCACGTGCAGCAGCGGTGGCAGCGAAAAATGCAGCAGTTCCATGTAGACGGTAAATGGTTTGTCATAATCGCCGCGCAGCACCTGCCGGTACACGTCCCAGAACATCACCCAAAAGCGTTCATCCAGGGCGGTCAGTTCGGCGGCGGTCATCTGCGGCCGGGTTAGCACGGTTTGGGCGCAGCGTGCCTGATAAGCCGCGGCCCACCCCTCTTTGTCGTCCTTCAGGATGCGCAGGTCGCGGTCCCAGGGGTTGGGCGTCAGCCCCTCTTTGGTCTCATAGCGATAATCCGCTTTGGTCCCGTTGCTGTAGAGGGTGATGTGGAAGTACGGCCGTACATGCGCTGCGTCAAACGATTGGCAGGGTACGTAAGGCGTC belongs to Candidatus Leptovillus gracilis and includes:
- a CDS encoding HAD family phosphatase, translated to MTPKAVIFDLGSVLVDYDHESTWTAVAAVSQASFSELDRLASHLAEDAGKGIVNGRQLHQTLVQQAGTTPDYDEFARAFCRHIYRDEVALAYAVGLTQRPNLRLGIISNTNAVHVDWLHILIPEFTHFQSVILSSDVGLLKPNPAIYHLALQQLGVPPEAALFVDDIVENVAGATAVGLHAIHHKEWSQTRPAIESWLSA